GGGTCATTTGTTTCGTGTGAATGAGGAGGATACTCcggtttttctttttgctcaAAGAGAATACTATGCCCAATACAATTTTACAAATCGGAGGCAACGGCTTCAAATTTGAGTATTGACTTCGAGCCATTGGATCACCTGAGCCGTACGGATTAATATCTACGAATATGGCGCCAAAGTATTTTTTTACTTTTACTTTCGACACTCATGTATAGTTTTCTTGCATGTTGATCAATGGTCATTTCTCATTTGGGTCTGAATTGTGGTCATAATGATAATAATAGTTAAATATAGCTCCAGCAACAAATGCGGCGAACACATTCTTGTGTGGAATATTTGTAATGTCAAATTTAGTAGAGAGCTTGTGGTGATAAAAATAACGAGCGGGACATTAACGAGCAAGAGCAACATGCTCATTTTATGTGCTTTTATTCTCGAAAGATATGTCATAGTAGCTATGCCTACATTGGCGATAACAATAACATTGACGATGGGTAAGTTTTTTTGAAGGGGGCATCAGTGAATAATGTCAAGGATAGGTGTTGATAATGCCAAGGATAGGTGGTTGATATTCAAGTAGAGGACGACTAGCTCATCTAAATTAGCAAAAAAAATACAACACCTGGAATGGTTCATTTCAATCAGCAATGGAGGAAACAATGTTAGTTGTCAAGAGGTTCAAGAAAATAGTGTCAACAAATAGAATACGAGAGACCACAACTTGGGCTGCACAGAAAACATGAATTTGTTCAggtcaatttaattaaaagatAAAAAGAAACCAAGTAAAAGTGGCTGCTATCAGGCGTTGATCTTCCAAAATCTTCCCTCATAAAAGTTCATCGATTTATTCTTTATTTGGCATACAGTTCAAGATTAGCAGCTTGAAGGTTAGTATGGCTGAGTCTTTTGTACTTTTATATGGCAACATTAGTTTTTTGTGGCAGTGAGTCATACAACATGTGTGCCAATTTCAGCAATTTTTCGGTTGGGATGCATTGAAATGATTCGCTCTATTCAattggcttgtcagccagccAGTCAGAAGTGTTTTTCTTTtacaccaaatcagcatcaaCTACCAGTAGCAATCTTCGAACGGTATGTAATCTGAGGAGGGAAAACTTCCTATAACGGAACAAGAAGCACTCATAGTTGCGTACTTGCGTTGACGagaaaggagaaaaggaaaaaaaaaagggccAAGAACGGTGCTGTGGTCATCTTCTGGTACCACTCGCGACTAGACAAGCTACAGTGCCCCGCCCCTCTGTCCGTGCAGACCTTGTGACAGCTCTGTTCTCAAGTCAACCCACGAAGCGATGCGAGTGTGCCTTGGTTCAACTATGAACAAGGTTTTCTTCCGTCACGATCAAgaaacagcaaaaaaaaaaaaaaaaaaaaaactcttctcTTCCCCTCTCGAAGCCTCTCGGTGCTACAGTTGAGAGCGGCGAAAGGGAGGGCTCGCGTCCCCGCCGGCGGAGCCGGtggtctcctccgcctccgatGGCCCGTCGGGCGTCGTGAGGTGGCGGAGACCGCCGGAGTTTTGCCGGCTGGTAGGTTAGGTTCTAGTAGGTTTAGGTTTGTGTCTCCTAGCGGCGTCGTTgaggcggaggcgacggcggcgccatggaaTAAGTCCTCTCGGTCTCTTCCTCCCCTCGTCGGCGTTCCACTCCGTCGTCGACGACGAGGCCGTGGAGGTGGGGTCCGGTTTCACCGGCTCCTGCTTAGGAGtttgcggcggctgctgctttGCCGCTGTGGTGGGGTGGCGGTGCTCGTGCCGCGTTCTTGCTTGGGAGCGGAGGTGGCTGTgggtgcggtggacggcgggaGAGCGGGTCGACCTCGACTTCCCTTCGGCTCCGGTCGATGGCGGGCGTCGATTCGAGATCTGCGAAGCTTGGGGCGCGTCCCCGGCCGACGTTCCTTCAATGGTGTCTTCGTCCCGGCCTTCGTGTTGGGCATCTACTGCGGCTCGATAAAGCCTGTCGGCGATGGAGCTTCGTCAGATCGGaggcgatggcgatggcgacggcAGCGGCAGCTGCGGCTTCGTCCGACGGCGCGGCTGGATGGGGAAAGGGTCCAGGGACCTGTTTGCAATTTCTGTTTTTGTTGTGGCCCTTTTCGCAAAGTGTGGTGGACAGCTCACCCCTGTATCCCGGATGTATCTGTATTTGTACCGTCCATGTATGTTTTCCTTAAGTCTTAATACAGGTACTTtcgatcaaaaaaaaaaaagaaacagcaaaaaaaaaacacagcaCAGTAGTGTGACATGACATGACATAATATATGATCTCAAAAGAAGTATACAAAATACCACCAGGCCACATAAAAGGCCATCCCAACATGCAAACATAAGGCTAGAAAGCCCACAATGAAATATCTATATCAAAATAGTACATGAAAATAAAACGGAGAAAGAGAAAACGTTTCTGGTAAAGCTTGTCTTTAAAGAAAAGCGGAACTGGGATAACTACGCTGATTCCGTCGCTGTCCGGTAGCGGTAGGTGGGTATCAACTAGGAGTACATCCATATCGGGAGGGTAACGACTAACGAGTAGCCACTGACACCATGGGCCGCATCTGTTGAGGCGCTGCAGGAGAGGAGATGAAGCATAACGAGTTGGATTAtcgttctttctttctttctttttttccctgtTTGTCAGAGACAATCCGAGCTGAGATTTGACTTTTGAGGGTACCTACACACAAACGTACGCTACTGTCAGGCATACAATGCTGAAGAATCTGACTTGAGTATGGATAAAGAGAAACGATTATTGAACGCATAGTATATTTGTTAATCACGAATGTACTAGATTGCAGGAAACGCATCATGAAAATCCCACAAGTGCATCTTGCAAGCCATTTTTAAGTCGCAagataaatttaaaaataaaccGGCTGAAGCCTAAGCGTATGCGACATTTATTTGCCTGGACAGAGAGAGGTTAGACCTAAAGCCTAAAGACCTAAACAGTTGGGTGAAGCAAGCGCTGCAGCTGCATTTGCCACATCAGACACAACACGGTCTAGTGCTGTATAATTCAGCCCAGCTTGACTTTTGACAGCTAGAGACAGTAGCACGAGCACGACTGGGATCCAAAGCTTTTCGCTGGCATTGTTTTGGCGATTTATACCCCCCAAACGTCCGAGAAAAGAAAGTCGTCGTGTCTTCGTTATTCGGGAATTACCCAGTAAACGGGGAGGTTCCGGCGTTGGCCGTAACGATTAGCGGTATCCACGTGCACAACGAAAGAGATCGTGCCCAGGGAGACCGAGGGAGCCAAGGGGGTCGAAAAAGCGTGCGCCGCACGAACCGAATTGTTTTACCGGCAAGCTCTGCGCACATACGATTTTTTTATGATTTCGTGTCAGATACACGCCACAAGATGACGCGCGCAGCAGATAGTTCTACAGATGAGGAACGCAGCAGTGGAACGAACGCAGCTGGACCGGTCGGCGCACAGACGCGGATATGCCCGGAACGAGCGAATAACGAGCCAAGGGCACAATCCTGAACCTGACTACTTGAGTAGAATAAGAAAACGGACACGGTTGATTTTGTTGCATATGGCCGCTAATTACCATAGAATTTTGAACTTGGTGATAAATCCGCTTGTTTATACAGTAGCTTGAACAGGAACGGAACTGGTTCTCACTTCCCAGAATGTTAAAACTTAAAACGTGACACCACAATGCTAACGATGACGGTTGCGATAACAAATGCGCCCTTAGTCCTAAGCTGTacgttggggctgaagttgccCTGTTTCTCACCTTCACTAGCCAACCAAAAACGTTGATATGAATCGGAGAATCAAAGAACACAGCTGAATGGATCGATGATACCTATGTGTAGCTTTTAGACTTAGCTAAATGGATCATACCAACCACCACTAGCTTTCAAAGATCGCAGTCCACTGGTTGTTCACTTTGCAGTTTCATTGAATCAATAAACTCGATGCCGTAACAGAATAAACGTGAGGCTTGAAAAGTGGATGAAATATTCTACAAGGCCTAAGCAGGTGATCTGGAAGCACATTGTTGTACAATCAGGCATGCTGTTCGGTATATTGATTGTCTTAAGGTTAGCCCAAGGTCAGATGGTCGATCCTACATGGTACATGTGAGCTATACTCAGTACTGCAAACGACGGCAAGGCTAGCAGAAGAAATGGTTTGATGGTAAATGTGTGCTTTACCGAGTAACGCAAATGACCGCAAATATAAGTGCTGTTGTATGGTTTGATGGTTTCTCATCGTGGCATGAGAAATGTGTATTTCCACTGCAGCGTGAGAACCAAAAAACGGCGTGCCAAACTGTTGAAGAATTCTTTTCGTGTTGTTTTATTTCAATGTAACCCCAAGCTTCTCGAGTATAGATATCACAAAGCCATTACATTAAAGATGTCCATACATTTACCAATTCTAAAGAGCTAATGTTGCCTCAAGTAAGGTATGCAGTGTTTTAGCATGCCTGTCATACTGGGTTTACTGTAATGCTAAGACACTCACAAAAAAGATTATGCAGATATCAACATTTATGCAAGCATcctcacaaaaaaaaagtagtatacaagcaaatactattAAAAGCAAGTGTGCAAAAATGGTTTAACTTAACAAGACTTAACTTTCTGTCATTGCAACTAAGTGTTGCTAATCAGAAGTGCTATAAACCCTTGTGTCACGTTTCAGTGTGTTTGATGTGCCTTGTGCCTAATAAGCCAACTTAACATCAGCTATTGATGCCAAGCAATGGTCATTTTCTGGTAATAGTTCTGCTATATTGTCTAAACATAACTATTTTGTGTAAATTCGTATTTTTAACTTAACAAATGCATGGTACTTGTTGGGCTTAAGATTAAGTAACCAATGATTAGCTGAACCATGCACATAAGCAGACAGGATATATAACAACAACAAAAATCAGATGGAGTGGACTTACCTGAAGATATAGTTAGGTCTCATGACTGATTTCCAGATTGACGCTGTATCTGAAGCAGTAGGTTTTGAGCCAACTGGAGGGTCGCCTGGTACTTCTTACTTTTATCTGCCTCATCTGGAGCTTGTGCAGCCCCAGGAGCAAATTGTTGTTGTTGTCCATGAGATGAGGGCTGGAGCTGGGGCAAATTTCCTATCTGATTATTTGCTGGAGGTCCACGGTTTACTTGCGGAAGGGGAGGGGCAGGGTTGTTAGCATTGCTGGCTTGAAGGTTAGAATGGCTACCCGTAGCTAATGGACCATAGTTGCTTTGTGGCACATAATACTGCTCTGGCTGATAAAGCTGCTGGTTCGTCTGTGTGGGCAAACTGTGTCCACCTTGAGATGGTAATGTAATAGAACTGTGTGTTGGTGTAGGAtttggtggcggtggcggtaggTTCAAAGCAACTTCGGGGTTGTAAGCAGTATGCTGTGCTGAGTGCTCCAGAGCACCCACCATGCTCCCATAGTTTGTCAGATGAGCAGCTGAAGTTTGCCTGCTGAACTGCTGCCCTGGCTGCTGAAGATTAGCAATTTGGCCAAAGGGTAAATTTGAAGCTGAAGATTGATTTTCTGGATTCCATGCTTTAGAAAGCAtagatggatcatgcatctgTGATTGTCTGTCTGTGGAGTTCATTGGCATCTGACCACTTACCAGAGTTGATGATTGCACACTTGGCATAAGCTTTGCCAAGGTAGCCATAATATCAGGCTTGACTGGAGGTTGAACTTGTGTTGCAGCTGTTTGATTTGTCGGAAAACCTGCAAGAGCTGGCTGAACTGCTTGCCCTTCATCCATCCGAGGCCTTCCAGCTATTTGCCCCAAATGATGCATCGACTCCTCACGTAAAGATCCACGATAATCAGCATCATGATGGCCATTGTCACTGGGAGAAATGATACTATACTTTCTTTGTGAAGTAGGCAGAGTTCCCCTTTCATCATAGTAAGGTTGTAGTTCTGGTCCAGTCAACTGTGGCctgagagcagcagcagcagacattTGTGGAATATGCAATACTACACCATAAAGGCGCTCTGGGCCGTCAACTTGCAAGACATTTGTCAAGAAATCTGATGGCGGTACCAAAAATAAAGTAGTCCCTGCATCAACCTTTACAACCCCTGCTCGGCTTTTCGAGCCCAAATAGCGCAAGAACTCAGTATAAGAAACAAAGTCATCTTCACTATCTGGTAAGAAAAACACAACATCAAATCCAGTAGCATCCGCATAGTGCTTTGCCAGCATATCTAATCCCGCCCTAGCTGAACAATTAATAACATCCGGTCTGcaaaattaaaaaatagcaaacaaagatCATCAACGTTGCACAATCAGCTCGATAAAACAATAACATTTGGACAGTGATGCTTGGACTTACAGAGGTATATTACTGCCCTTTGTTATAGGCAAACAACGAGCACGGCAAACAGGAGATCCACCTTTGGAGATATTACCACGCCAAAAATGCTCAAGGTATGATGTTCGATGCACTGTGCCTCGGACTCTAATAGCAGGACTTGAACTCCCCTCGGCATGCACAGTGCTGTCACGATTGCGGAACCCAGTAGAATAAAGACTTGTGCTGCCAGCCCTTACATCGTAAGGGTCAACACCAGCATCAAGCCTCATTCTTTTTGCTTCTCTTGGATCAAATGGTTCAGGTGGTGGAAGGATTCCACCTGGAGTAGGTAAACCACCATAATCAAAATGTCTTGATCTTCCTCCTCTTGGTGGATCATACCCTTGCAAAGTACCACTTCCAAGACCATGACGACCATCACTGGAATATATTTCTGATCTAGAAAATCCAGAAACCGATGTTGGGTTATCTAATTTATTTGGTGCAAGCTCACTGTTTGAGAAAAGAATCTGAATCCTGGGATCATCGAAAAGATGGCCATCTAGATTCGTCTTAGCATTATAAGCTTCCACAACGCTTGAAAACTCAACAAAAGCATACTGCCTTGACTGGAAAATTTTTATCTTTGTAACCACACCAAATGCTGACATAGCTTGCTTGAGCGCCTCCTCATCAATAACTTTATATGAACCAGGAAAACCAACCCAGAGAACATTGGTAGGTTGTGCTTCTCGCGCCCGTGTTCCAGCAGAACCCTGGAAGACAAACAGACCATGATAATGAGCAACAGCtgacaagggagaaaaacaACCAGCACAAAAGAGATGAGAGCAACTATATAAATTTAAACAGAGCATACCTTTAGAGGGGCAGTGCCTCTCTTGTCACCTGGCAGCCCTGATACTCTACCATTGAAGCTGCTCGCTTCTGACCATTCCTGTACAAATCAGCAAAAACAGGTTGTCATGAGAAAATCCTGCCATAAACTTTCGATAGAGGAAATACAAATCCAGTAAATAATGGATACACACCGCTCTTCCCTTGGACCTCTGGAAATCGACACACAATTCTTTGCCACCTAAAATTCTTCCATTCAAAGACCTGTGAGCAGAAATCGCATCTTCCAGTTTCTCGAAATCGATGTACGCTGAAGCCTGATCTTGGGAGAATGCAAAACCTTCAACTTTTCCAAACTTTTGgaactcctcctctagctccTCCTTTGAAACCGATGGGCTAATGCCACCAACCCACAGATTCCTAACAGCTCTGGCCTGTAAAAAACAAATCAACAAACAAAATCCATAAGGCCTGGTACCCTTTCCAGTTCCAGCAAAACAATGGAAAC
This portion of the Panicum virgatum strain AP13 chromosome 2N, P.virgatum_v5, whole genome shotgun sequence genome encodes:
- the LOC120661242 gene encoding flowering time control protein FPA-like is translated as MSSEPPPAESPEAPDSASPPKGAAAAGVLVTNTLWVGNLPSHVSEGDLMALFAPHGALDCALARAGSRSYAFVLFRTPAEARTAVEATRGEKVKGAAMRTEFARPARAVRNLWVGGISPSVSKEELEEEFQKFGKVEGFAFSQDQASAYIDFEKLEDAISAHRSLNGRILGGKELCVDFQRSKGRAEWSEASSFNGRVSGLPGDKRGTAPLKGSAGTRAREAQPTNVLWVGFPGSYKVIDEEALKQAMSAFGVVTKIKIFQSRQYAFVEFSSVVEAYNAKTNLDGHLFDDPRIQILFSNSELAPNKLDNPTSVSGFSRSEIYSSDGRHGLGSGTLQGYDPPRGGRSRHFDYGGLPTPGGILPPPEPFDPREAKRMRLDAGVDPYDVRAGSTSLYSTGFRNRDSTVHAEGSSSPAIRVRGTVHRTSYLEHFWRGNISKGGSPVCRARCLPITKGSNIPLPDVINCSARAGLDMLAKHYADATGFDVVFFLPDSEDDFVSYTEFLRYLGSKSRAGVVKVDAGTTLFLVPPSDFLTNVLQVDGPERLYGVVLHIPQMSAAAALRPQLTGPELQPYYDERGTLPTSQRKYSIISPSDNGHHDADYRGSLREESMHHLGQIAGRPRMDEGQAVQPALAGFPTNQTAATQVQPPVKPDIMATLAKLMPSVQSSTLVSGQMPMNSTDRQSQMHDPSMLSKAWNPENQSSASNLPFGQIANLQQPGQQFSRQTSAAHLTNYGSMVGALEHSAQHTAYNPEVALNLPPPPPNPTPTHSSITLPSQGGHSLPTQTNQQLYQPEQYYVPQSNYGPLATGSHSNLQASNANNPAPPLPQVNRGPPANNQIGNLPQLQPSSHGQQQQFAPGAAQAPDEADKSKKYQATLQLAQNLLLQIQRQSGNQS